The following proteins are co-located in the Rippkaea orientalis PCC 8801 genome:
- a CDS encoding EAL domain-containing protein, producing MIVKLHQAIRSLVAAAQSNGQSFRVVENRPEAKRNYRPRFLVGSWFSYVPAILLSSGLVTLSLFGIKQSGHLQFLELVAYDQMVQMTPSDDQDPRLLLIGITEQDIKKQKQWPLSDQVIAQVLNTLQTYQPQVIGLDIYRDVPYKPGTEDLYKALQANNIVVVKQLPTDNDQGIVPLANIPPSRIGFSDFVIDPDNVVRRNLMYGESPSGKVQAVSFALQVSLKYLKNRGFNVSIKPESEALTIGNVPFTRLKVDSGGYHLPEKEAWGWQSLLKYRRPDLARQVTLQQVLDQELDPNWVKDKIVLIGVTASSEKDTFPTPYSAKQTNNFEMPGVMIHGQMVSQILGTILQGEQQLWFWSQWLEWLWVCGWALVGGVLVWRLNGLWSLGGAVLMAGVSVWGISFFVFTQGGWIPLVPGVLGLLASGAFVLAYKAIYRTYHDPLTGLPNRRLLIRQIQQVNRSQGSESQKLIAILFLDFDRFKTINDGLGHLAGDHLLMQISRRLQEQSQPQILVGRVGGDEFALCLNQISHAQEVTAFADALQKHLSQPFYWQNQEIYITASIGIALECVGQNFQAGELLRYADIAMYRAKELGTARHEVFVEGMDTQAVERWQLETDLRAGLQNQEFQLYYQPIISLKTGKIAGFEALVRWVSNKRGFVSPGDFIPLAEETGLIVPLGQWILQEACQQIQRWHEQFPEIVPLIMSVNLSGRQFTQPDLVKQIQKILDEVNIEGDRLKLEITESMMMNDVETAIDLLRRLKGLGLRLSIDDFGTGYSSLSYLHRFPVDTLKVDRSFVGRMEEGSDSEKYIQIVRTIISLGHNLDLDVIAEGIETEAQVRVLESLNCEYGQGYYFSKPLSAKDAEELLNQDKEW from the coding sequence GTGATAGTTAAGCTCCATCAGGCAATTCGTTCCCTAGTCGCTGCTGCTCAAAGCAACGGTCAATCCTTTCGAGTCGTGGAAAATAGACCAGAAGCGAAGAGGAATTATCGTCCTAGATTTTTAGTAGGAAGTTGGTTTTCCTATGTCCCGGCGATTTTACTCTCAAGTGGTCTGGTAACTTTATCATTATTCGGAATTAAGCAATCTGGTCACTTACAATTTTTGGAGTTAGTTGCCTACGATCAAATGGTGCAAATGACTCCTAGTGATGATCAAGATCCTCGTTTGTTGTTGATCGGCATCACAGAACAAGATATTAAAAAACAAAAACAATGGCCCCTATCTGATCAAGTCATTGCTCAAGTCTTAAACACTTTACAAACCTATCAGCCTCAAGTTATTGGGTTAGATATTTATCGAGATGTCCCCTATAAACCAGGGACAGAAGATCTTTATAAAGCCCTTCAAGCTAACAACATTGTTGTAGTTAAACAATTACCAACCGATAACGATCAGGGCATTGTGCCATTAGCTAACATCCCTCCTAGCCGCATTGGGTTTAGCGATTTTGTCATTGATCCTGATAATGTCGTGCGCCGTAATTTAATGTATGGAGAATCACCATCAGGAAAAGTTCAAGCGGTTTCTTTCGCGTTACAAGTTAGTCTGAAATACCTGAAAAATCGGGGATTCAATGTTTCGATTAAACCTGAATCTGAAGCTCTAACCATTGGTAATGTGCCTTTTACCCGTCTTAAAGTTGATTCTGGAGGGTATCATCTCCCTGAGAAGGAGGCGTGGGGATGGCAAAGTTTATTAAAATATCGTAGACCCGACCTAGCTCGACAAGTAACCCTACAACAGGTACTCGATCAGGAGCTCGATCCCAATTGGGTGAAAGATAAAATTGTTTTGATTGGGGTAACAGCTTCTAGTGAAAAAGATACCTTTCCGACTCCCTACAGTGCTAAACAAACGAATAATTTTGAGATGCCGGGTGTGATGATCCACGGGCAAATGGTCAGTCAAATTCTAGGGACTATTTTACAAGGAGAACAACAATTATGGTTTTGGTCCCAATGGCTAGAGTGGCTTTGGGTTTGCGGTTGGGCTTTAGTCGGAGGAGTTTTAGTTTGGCGATTGAATGGACTGTGGAGTTTAGGCGGTGCAGTCCTAATGGCTGGGGTTAGTGTTTGGGGGATTAGCTTTTTCGTGTTTACCCAGGGGGGTTGGATTCCTTTGGTGCCTGGGGTTTTGGGTTTATTGGCTAGTGGGGCGTTTGTTTTAGCCTATAAAGCGATTTATCGGACTTACCATGATCCCTTAACCGGGCTTCCCAATCGGCGGTTATTAATACGGCAAATTCAACAAGTCAATCGGAGTCAGGGTTCAGAGTCTCAAAAGTTGATCGCTATCTTATTTCTTGATTTTGACCGGTTTAAAACGATTAATGATGGTTTAGGGCATCTGGCGGGGGATCATCTGCTGATGCAAATTTCTCGACGCTTACAAGAACAATCTCAACCTCAGATTCTGGTAGGACGGGTGGGAGGAGATGAATTTGCCTTATGTTTAAACCAGATTAGCCATGCTCAAGAAGTGACCGCTTTTGCTGATGCGTTACAAAAACACTTAAGCCAACCGTTTTATTGGCAAAACCAAGAGATTTATATTACCGCAAGTATTGGCATTGCCCTGGAGTGCGTCGGCCAGAATTTTCAGGCAGGGGAATTATTGCGCTATGCCGATATTGCCATGTATCGTGCCAAGGAGTTAGGGACAGCCCGTCATGAAGTGTTTGTTGAGGGAATGGACACCCAAGCAGTCGAACGATGGCAACTAGAAACCGATCTACGGGCTGGATTACAAAATCAAGAATTTCAACTGTATTATCAACCGATTATTTCGTTAAAAACCGGAAAAATTGCCGGATTTGAAGCCCTAGTGCGTTGGGTGTCTAATAAACGGGGTTTTGTTTCCCCGGGCGATTTTATTCCCCTAGCCGAAGAAACTGGGTTAATTGTTCCTTTAGGACAATGGATTTTACAGGAAGCTTGTCAGCAAATTCAACGTTGGCATGAACAGTTTCCCGAGATTGTTCCTTTGATTATGAGTGTGAATCTTTCTGGCCGTCAGTTCACCCAACCGGATTTAGTCAAGCAAATTCAAAAAATTTTAGATGAGGTCAATATTGAGGGCGATCGCCTTAAACTGGAAATCACCGAAAGTATGATGATGAATGATGTGGAAACAGCTATTGATCTTCTCCGGCGACTCAAGGGGTTAGGATTACGGTTGAGTATCGATGATTTTGGTACAGGTTATTCTTCTTTGAGTTATCTACATCGGTTTCCGGTAGATACCCTCAAGGTTGATCGTTCGTTTGTGGGACGGATGGAAGAAGGAAGTGATAGTGAAAAGTATATTCAAATTGTGCGAACGATTATTTCTTTGGGTCATAATTTGGATTTAGATGTGATTGCCGAAGGGATCGAAACAGAGGCTCAAGTTAGAGTCCTTGAATCCCTCAATTGTGAATACGGACAAGGTTATTATTTTTCTAAGCCGTTATCAGCCAAGGATGCTGAAGAGTTACTCAATCAAGACAAGGAATGGTAG
- a CDS encoding HAD family hydrolase, which translates to MVTIRCGQIEFNNIEAIIFDKDGTLENSQSYLRELGLRRARLIDAQIPGIGEPLLMAFGIQNNHLDPTGLMAVGSRQENKIAAAAYIAETGRSWFESLAIANHAFTEADQYLPRNSLTSPLFLGSLDVLKLLSEAGLKLGILSAASTKNVHDFVKEHQLSDYIQLMMGVEGTLSKPDPRLFIQACQSLGVAPHATLMVGDSQGDITMAQQGGAAGTIGICWGNSQAAHLQKADIIITQIDQIQLC; encoded by the coding sequence TTGGTAACAATTCGCTGTGGTCAGATTGAATTTAATAACATAGAAGCCATTATTTTTGATAAAGATGGAACCCTAGAAAACTCCCAAAGCTATTTACGGGAATTAGGGTTGCGTCGGGCTCGTTTAATAGACGCTCAAATCCCTGGCATTGGAGAACCGTTATTGATGGCTTTTGGTATCCAAAATAATCACCTTGATCCCACAGGATTAATGGCCGTGGGAAGTCGCCAAGAAAACAAAATTGCAGCAGCAGCTTATATTGCAGAAACTGGACGAAGTTGGTTTGAATCATTAGCGATCGCCAATCATGCCTTCACTGAAGCCGATCAATATCTCCCCAGAAATTCCCTCACTTCTCCCCTATTTCTAGGAAGTTTAGACGTACTGAAATTGCTCTCCGAGGCTGGTTTAAAACTCGGCATTTTATCAGCAGCATCCACTAAAAATGTGCACGATTTTGTCAAGGAACATCAACTATCCGATTACATTCAATTAATGATGGGAGTGGAAGGAACCCTCAGCAAACCCGATCCCCGATTATTTATTCAAGCGTGTCAATCTCTAGGCGTTGCCCCCCATGCAACCCTAATGGTAGGGGATTCACAAGGAGATATCACCATGGCTCAGCAAGGAGGAGCAGCAGGAACCATCGGAATCTGTTGGGGAAATTCACAAGCGGCTCATCTTCAAAAAGCAGATATCATCATTACCCAAATCGATCAAATTCAATTGTGCTAA
- a CDS encoding glycosyltransferase family 39 protein has product MKNLLNTQNLVAILAILLSVLGVIIISVSNLPIETIKKALDPLSPDGNLEIIKAQSLLLLRFAGLIFLVSSFLLFITRKWWGNLFSSSLDCLMEFAQDVRTFLANLIYQNPVFSWSLLLIFIVGLIIRLTFISQPIREDEARTVITFASENRSLLDIISWYGWPNNHLFHTLLVHYLIIFLGDEEWIVRLPALIAGLLLIPMTYLTGYILYNKYTGLLAASLVAGSSFLIEFSTNARGYTLVCLNFLAILILAKLFLKRNSIAIGILLIILGAIGLYTIPTFLYPLGITITWIVLSIIFKNTNFIEKKSLARSLFIYLILMAIITFILYLPIILRGDLNALIGNPWIEKKSWSYFLSNLPGHLQETWVAWNIDIPTYFSLFLGICFFVSIAFHRNIATDKIPLPIPTILFLSLMLSYQRVIPFVRVWSFLLPLYFVLSSAGVSYLLSRIKIKETQNSLMFSSLSVFLALGLSLNVFRSQSVYYSEQTGTMLDSEKITLFLKDQLSSNRGVLSIAPVSNPLRYYFKQHNISLDYINEDLPNKEQLFVVVKKSSNIPLTTHFKKNYLSLEEYHEPKLIREFIDGAVYLVKKTQSVTAK; this is encoded by the coding sequence ATGAAAAACTTGCTAAATACCCAAAATCTTGTTGCTATTTTAGCGATTCTATTAAGTGTCTTAGGAGTAATTATAATTAGTGTATCTAACTTGCCAATTGAGACAATAAAAAAGGCACTAGATCCTTTATCTCCTGACGGAAATCTAGAAATTATAAAAGCACAAAGTTTGCTTTTATTGCGCTTTGCCGGACTAATTTTTCTAGTGAGTTCATTTCTCTTATTTATTACCAGGAAATGGTGGGGAAATTTATTCTCAAGCTCTCTAGATTGTCTCATGGAATTTGCTCAAGATGTCCGTACTTTTTTGGCTAATCTAATCTATCAAAACCCTGTTTTTTCTTGGTCTTTACTATTGATTTTTATTGTTGGCTTAATTATAAGATTAACTTTTATATCTCAGCCAATTCGAGAGGATGAAGCAAGAACAGTAATAACCTTTGCTTCAGAAAATCGCTCGTTACTCGATATCATATCATGGTATGGTTGGCCCAATAATCATCTTTTTCATACCCTTCTTGTTCACTATCTTATCATCTTTCTAGGAGATGAAGAATGGATCGTTAGATTACCCGCTTTAATCGCTGGATTATTATTAATTCCAATGACCTATTTAACGGGATATATTTTGTATAACAAATATACTGGACTTTTGGCGGCCAGCTTGGTAGCGGGGTCATCGTTTTTAATTGAATTTTCTACCAATGCTAGGGGATATACTTTAGTTTGTTTGAATTTTCTAGCTATCTTAATTCTCGCTAAATTGTTTTTAAAAAGAAACAGCATAGCCATTGGAATTTTATTGATTATTTTAGGAGCAATTGGACTATATACAATTCCCACTTTTTTATATCCTTTGGGAATTACAATAACATGGATTGTTTTATCAATTATCTTTAAAAATACTAATTTTATTGAAAAAAAGTCATTAGCAAGATCTTTATTTATTTATCTGATTTTAATGGCAATTATAACGTTTATTCTGTATTTGCCAATTATCTTAAGAGGAGACTTAAATGCTTTAATAGGGAATCCCTGGATTGAGAAAAAATCATGGAGTTATTTTCTGTCAAATTTGCCAGGACATCTACAGGAAACATGGGTAGCCTGGAATATCGATATTCCAACTTACTTCAGTCTCTTTTTAGGGATTTGTTTCTTCGTATCTATCGCTTTCCATCGCAATATAGCAACTGATAAAATCCCTCTTCCTATTCCTACTATTCTTTTTCTTTCTCTGATGCTAAGCTATCAGCGAGTCATCCCGTTTGTTCGGGTTTGGTCATTTTTACTGCCTCTCTATTTTGTACTGTCTTCTGCTGGAGTAAGTTATTTATTGAGTCGAATAAAAATCAAAGAAACTCAAAACTCTTTAATGTTTTCTTCCCTATCAGTTTTCCTAGCACTAGGACTATCTCTTAATGTTTTTCGTTCCCAATCAGTCTATTATTCAGAACAAACAGGAACCATGTTAGACTCAGAAAAAATTACCCTATTTCTCAAAGATCAGTTATCTTCTAATAGGGGAGTTCTCTCAATTGCTCCAGTGAGTAATCCTCTAAGATACTATTTTAAACAGCATAATATCTCTTTAGACTATATTAATGAAGATTTACCCAACAAAGAGCAGTTATTTGTTGTCGTGAAAAAATCTTCAAATATCCCCCTAACAACTCACTTCAAAAAAAATTATTTGTCCCTTGAAGAGTATCATGAACCCAAATTAATCCGAGAATTTATCGATGGGGCAGTTTATTTAGTCAAAAAAACTCAATCAGTAACTGCAAAATAA